The DNA segment CCATCTTTCTCAATAATTTTGAATGATATAGGATATCCTGTAAATTCAAGATACACGTCATTAGGTTCCCCTACACATGCCATAGCATAAGCACTACCTATAGACAATCCATGATCATAACTAAACTGACCTAAATCGCTTATACATATAGTATTTACGGCTGTACCATTGCTAAATGTTTCAAACTTTTTAAGTATTCTAAATGTACCTGAATATGCTAAATTATTTTTAGTAATGTTATTAACTAGTTTTATTCCAGTTGTACTATTGGGTACGCTACCCTCAGTATAAATAGCACTAGTTTGCGGATGTACCCAATTTCCCGTTCCGATATCAAGTTTTTGCAACCAATAATTTGCACCTTCTGTTCCATTACTAGTATCGGTCATTTTTACTGAGAAAGAACCGCAATTAGGTATAAAATCAAAATTATTTTGATCAGAAAAATTATATCCTTCTATATATACAGGCATATCATGCATTATACCACAAATATCCGTCGCTTTAAATATATAATCGCCTTCAGGAAGATCGCTCATGTAAAACTTGCCTGACTCTATATTAAAACTAACATCATAAGGAGTCGATTGCCCAAAACTTACAGGTGCATTAATAATAATTACCTCTGTTAAATGACCATTACCACTCCTTAAACGTACAGAACCATATCCTGTATCACACGATGGTAATGTTGCATCAGCAAAAATTTTCTCAACAAATTCAGGAACTTCCATAACTTCTTCTCTAAAAAAACCACAATCATCTACAAATTGGATAGTATAGATACCTAAAGGAAGATTGTTTAATACTAAAGTACCTAAGCTATTTATATTTGGAGTCACATCGTAAGGCAAAGTATTACTATAAGTAGTAGGCGCAGAAATTATAGTTGCAGAAGCTAATTCAGAATCAGTTACGCTAATTCTTATCTTTCCAAGCTCAGAAAAACAACCATTATTTCTTACTATAACATTCGGATCAGGAATTTGTAACTCTAAAAAAATAGATTCTGTTATAGTACGACCACATGCATCAGTTATACTCACTACATAATTACCAAAAGGAACAGGACTAGATGAATCTCCAAACTCAACATGTCCATCTGTAAAAGTACCATTTACATTTGGGTTAAATAGTACTGGGTCAAACTCGTCAGGAAAACTCAAAAACTCAATAGTAAATGAATCATAAAACTTTGCGACATCTATAGTCAAATATTTCTCAGAACAAAAAGCATCACCCTCATCTAAAACTAAGCTAATATTAGGGTCTACAACATTATCTAGCTTTTCATAAACACTATTACAATTATCTGTAACTTTAAGTTCATAATCATATGAATCTTCCATATAACGAGGCACTACTGCCGATACAGTTAATACATCTGAAGGTCCATTAGTAAAAGTTTGATCAATAACTGTAACATTGCCACCAATATCCATAGTATTTAAAGTATGACGAACCGTTAAAGGATAACCAATAGTGCCTGAAGAAGCAGTAATTACATTATTAACAGTAATAGAGTCACATATTGTTACAACAGAGTCTGAATAAGTAGGATCTGATATATTAAGTAAAGAAGGTGTTACTACTAATGTATAGGTTCGAACTTTACCAATACCACAATCATTAAAAGCTCTAATATTATAAGTTCCCGATTCTAAACCTGAAAAAGTATTAGAAGCTTGTAAAGGTCTAGTCTCTGGACCTGAAATAATTTCATATAAAGATGACACACCCGAAGTTACATTAATGATAATATCTCCCCCTCCTGCACAATTTTCATGTGCTGAAGACACTGAAAAATTAAATAGAGTAATATCCTCATTGATAGAAATCTGCCTTTCTTGAGAATTAGAAAACTCATCTAAAGCCTGTATAGCTTCAATCTTATAAGTACCAGAAGATAAACCTGCCAAATAATTTTCAGTAGAAATAGATATAGGGTTTATAACATCTGGCAGTAAATAAACCTTATAAATCATTTGAGACCCTGGAGTCAAATTAGTTGTAATAAAACTTAAAGTACCATTACCTAAACAAGTTTCATTAGTCTTAGTAACTTGTAAATCAAAATCCGTTAACTGTGCGTTAGCAGTTACAGTAAAACTACATACCATAACAAGCAAAAATTTAAATAACTTCATAATATCCATATTTAATTTTCATTATCCCCCCCATCAAAAAAATTGAATAGAATAACATAAAAAGAGTTAAAAAAATTAATGACAAACATTAGATATAAAAAACACGTAAAACATGTGCTTCATCGTTTTTTTTTACATTATTTAAAACATAAATAAAACAAATAATTTTTAACACCTAAAAACCAGCTAATTAAGAATTTAAAGTAAAAAATAACTATTAAATAATTTTCTTAAAAAAAAGGCTATTCATTAATTAATACTGTAAAATTAAATAAATGATTAAATAATTAATATTAAAATAACTTATTATCTACGAATTACACATTATTAACGATTAAAAGACAGATTAGGCTATTTAGAAAATATATAAATCAAAAAACATGACTGTTAAAGATAGTTATTGAATAAAAATCAAGTATATATCAATAAAAAAATATTATATGATAAATAATATTTTATACCTGCATTAATTGGGCTTTATTATGCTCTAGTAACGAGTTCTCTAGTATGAAAATAAAAGCTAAAAATATCTAATAACTATTATTTTTTTGAATCAGTAATATAAAATTACTCTTAATTACTACTGTATAAACTTAGCTATATTTTGGATATCTTATTATATAGCTTGGAATAAATCAAATCTATCATAATAAATATTATATTTAAGATATAATTGGTGTTTATAACGAAGTAAATATATTTTAAATCATAAACAGTATTTTTTACGTTAGACTCGCACTCTTTATTATTTACATAAAAAAGCAAGCCTGCAATATGCAGGCTTACTTCCATCCAACTAAAAAATTACAGAAATAACTCTGATTATTTCTACTGCTAAAATACTACATTCCAAAAATAAAAAGTCCATAGTATCGAATAACAACATATTATTGTAGCTCAATAACAATAAAGTATAGACAAAATAATATTACATATAGTTCTTAAAAAGGCTTATAAGCTATAAATAGCTTACACTTTAAGGTTATATAGTAATAAAAACAGTTTAAACACAAAAAACCCTATCCGAATTGGATAGGGTTTTTAAAAGAAAGGCGACGACATACTCTCCCACAAATTGCAGTACCATCTGCGCAAGCGGGCTTAACTTCTCTGTTCGGGATGGGAAGAGGTGAGCCCCGCTGCAATAACCACCTTAAGTCGTTATGTTGCTTTGGGCAACAATAGTACAGGTAATAAATTAACTGCACCTAATATCTTAACATATCGCGATAAAAAACAAAAGAGTATTAATGTAGAAAGTTCTCACCTGCCCGCAAGCGGGCAGGTAAAGAGACGTACATAAGCTTACAGGTTATTAGTACTACTCGACTATGACATTACTGCCTTTACATCTATAGCCTATCAACGTGGTAATCTCCCACGACCTTTAAAAGAAATCTCATCTTGTGGTGGGTTTCGCGCTTATATGCTTTCAGCGCTTATCCCTTCCAAACGTAGCTACTCTGCAGTGCTCCTGGCGGAACAACAGATACACCAGCGGTTTGTCCAAATCGGTCCTCTCGTACTAGAATCAGATCCACTCAAATTTCTAACGCCCGCAGTAGATAGAGACCGAACTGTCTCACGACGTTCTGAACCCAGCTCGCGTGCCACTTTAATGGGCGAACAGCCCAACCCTTGGGACCTTCTCCAGCCCCAGGATGTGACGAGCCGACATCGAGGTGCCAAACCCCCCCGTCGATATGAGCTCTTGGGGGAGATCAGCCTGTTATCCCCGGCGTACCTTTTATCCTTTGAGCGATGGCCCTTCCATGCGGAACCACCGGATCACTATGCTCTACTTTCGTACCTGATCGACCTGTATGTCTCTCAGTCAAGCTCCCTTATGCCATTGCACTCTACGCACGGTTACCAAGCGTGCTGAGGGAACCTTTAGAAGCCTCCGTTACTCTTTTGGAGGCGACCACCCCAGTCAAACTACCCACCAAGCAATGTCCTCTCATTGAGAGTTAGGCTTCAGATAAGCAAAGGGTGGTATTTCAACAATGACTAACCTACGCCTGGCGACGCAGGATCGAAGTCTCCCACCTATCCTACACATCACTTATCCAAAGTCAATACTAAGCTATAGTAAAGGTGCACAGGGTCTTTTCGTCCCACTGCGGGTAATCGGCATCTTCACCGATACTACAATTTCACCGAGCTCATGGCTGAGACAGTGTCCAGATCGTTACACCATTCGTGCAGGTCGGAACTTACCCGACAAGGAATTTCGCTACCTTAGGACCGTTATAGTTACGGCCGCCGTTTACCGGGGCTTCAATTCAATGCTTCTCCGAAGATAACATCTCCTCTTAACCTTCCGGCACCGGGCAGGTGTCAGGCCCTATACTTCATCTTACGATTTGGCAGAGCCCTGTGTTTTTGATAAACAGTCGCCTGGACCTTTTCACTGCGGCCAGCATTGCTGCTGGCGACCTTTCTCCCGAAGTTACAGGTCTATTTTGCCTAATTCCTTAGCCATGAATCTCTCGAGCACCTTAGGATTCTCTCCTCGACTACCTGTGTCGGTTTGCGGTACGGGTACTTATAATCTAAGTTTAGGGGGTTTTCTTGGAAGCCCTTAGGCGCACTATCACTTTACCCGAAGGCTCCGTGTACTATCGTATTTCTCCAAGGCCGGCGGATTTGCCTACCAGCCCTATAGGTACGTACTTCAACGAACTATTCCGTCAGTTCGCGACGCTTTCATCACTCCGTCACCCCATCACAATTATAAGTAGTACGGGAATATTAACCCGTTGGCCATCGACTGTCCCTTTCGGGTTCGCCTTAGGTCCCGACTAACCCTCAGCTGATTAGCATAGCTGAGGAAACCTTAGTCTTTCGGTGTGCGGGTTTCTCGCCCGCATTATCGTTACTTATGCCTACATTTTCTTTTCTATACGCTCCAGCAATACTCACATATCACCTTCGACGCCTATAGAATGCTCCCCTACCACTTGTAATAAATTACAAATCCATAGCTTCGGTAGTATACTTATGCCCGATTATTATCCATGCTCGTCCGCTCGACTAGTGAGCTGTTACGCACTCTTTAAATGAATGGCTGCTTCCAAGCCAACATCCTAGCTGTCTGGGCAGACAAACCTCGTTTTTTCAACTTAGTATACATTTGGGGACCTTAGCTGATGGTCTGGGTTCTTTCCCTCTCGGACATGGACCTTAGCACCCATGCCCTCACTACTGGTTATCATTATATAGCATTCGGAGTTTGTCAGGAATTGGTAGGCGGTGAAGCCCCCGCATCCAATCAGTAGCTCTACCTCTATATAACTAAATCCAGCGCTGCACCTAAATGCATTTCGGGGAGTACGAGCTATTTCCGAGTTTGATTGGCCTTTCACCCCTACCCACAGGTCATCCCAAGACTTTTCAACGTCAACGGGTTCGGACCTCCACTATGTGTTACCACAGCTTCATCCTGCCCATGGGTAGATCACACGGTTTCGCGTCTACCATTACTGACTAAAGCGCCCTATTCAGACTCGCTTTCGCTACGGATCCACACCTGAAGTGCTTATCCTTGCCAGCAACGGTAACTCGTAGGCTCATTATGCAAAAGGCACGCCGTCACCCCAGAAGGGCTCCGACCGCTTGTAGGCGTATGGTTTCAGGATCTTTTTCACTCCGTTATTCACGGTTCTTTTCACCTTTCCCTCACGGTACTGGTTCACTATCGGTCTCTCAGGAGTATTTAGCCTTGGCGGATGGTCCCGCCGGATTCAGACAGGGTTTCACGTGCCCCGCCCTACTCAGGATACCAATATGTTTTACGTTTATTACTTATACGGGACTATCACCCTCTGTGGTGCAACTTTCCAGATGCTTCTAATTCTTTGCGCAAACAATGTCTTGGTCCTACAACCCCAACTATGCCGTAACACAGTTGGTTTGGGCTGTTCCGCTTTCGCTCGCCACTACTTACGGAATCACTTTTGTTTTCTTCTCCTCCGCCTACTTAGATGTTTCAGTTCAGCGGGTTTACCTCCTTTCGGATACTATGTCTTCAACATAGTGGGTTGCCCCATTCGGATATCTGCGGATTAATTCGTGTGTGCCAATCCCCGCAGCTTTTCGCAGCTTATCACGTCCTTCTTCGCCTCTGAGAGCCACAGGCATTCCCCATACGCCCTTATTTTGCTTATTGTACTTTTGTACTGTATAAATATATACAGCACCTTTATGCTTTCTATATTTTTCTACTTTGTTTTTTATCGCAATATGTCAATGAACTTGTAGCGTATTGCTACTGATAATTATTATCAGCAACTTTAGCTGTTGTGGAGAATATCGGAGTCGAACCGATGACCTCCTGCGTGCA comes from the Flavobacterium arcticum genome and includes:
- a CDS encoding T9SS type B sorting domain-containing protein, with amino-acid sequence MKLFKFLLVMVCSFTVTANAQLTDFDLQVTKTNETCLGNGTLSFITTNLTPGSQMIYKVYLLPDVINPISISTENYLAGLSSGTYKIEAIQALDEFSNSQERQISINEDITLFNFSVSSAHENCAGGGDIIINVTSGVSSLYEIISGPETRPLQASNTFSGLESGTYNIRAFNDCGIGKVRTYTLVVTPSLLNISDPTYSDSVVTICDSITVNNVITASSGTIGYPLTVRHTLNTMDIGGNVTVIDQTFTNGPSDVLTVSAVVPRYMEDSYDYELKVTDNCNSVYEKLDNVVDPNISLVLDEGDAFCSEKYLTIDVAKFYDSFTIEFLSFPDEFDPVLFNPNVNGTFTDGHVEFGDSSSPVPFGNYVVSITDACGRTITESIFLELQIPDPNVIVRNNGCFSELGKIRISVTDSELASATIISAPTTYSNTLPYDVTPNINSLGTLVLNNLPLGIYTIQFVDDCGFFREEVMEVPEFVEKIFADATLPSCDTGYGSVRLRSGNGHLTEVIIINAPVSFGQSTPYDVSFNIESGKFYMSDLPEGDYIFKATDICGIMHDMPVYIEGYNFSDQNNFDFIPNCGSFSVKMTDTSNGTEGANYWLQKLDIGTGNWVHPQTSAIYTEGSVPNSTTGIKLVNNITKNNLAYSGTFRILKKFETFSNGTAVNTICISDLGQFSYDHGLSIGSAYAMACVGEPNDVYLEFTGYPISFKIIEKDGVSVMIDNGANNIFRELEPAVYVFSLEDACGNIVTQWFNFQELPSIAAASQPNDMLVCAEPRSLTNSEFHLTDQNEQILGPLFSAMYTITYHLSQEDADNNDNPLPEYYTNISNGQTIYVRLVHNEIDICHGTTSFRLFTGDYQEPQITTTGTVCDDIELALTAEAGYSNYLWSTGETTRTIYINEPGTYSVIVEKYYGTEVCDGFTEIEVKASEKPEIVKVETTDWTQDDNTITVHVDGNGSYEYSIDGMNYQESNVFENLETGVYNVLVRDMYGCGNDSKEVVLMYYPKFFTPNGDGVNEKWYIKHAIVEPNFNVAIYDRYGKFITSLNATSDGWDGTMQGASLPSTDYWFVVTREDGRELRGHFSMIR